The Shewanella sp. MTB7 genome includes a window with the following:
- a CDS encoding DUF1329 domain-containing protein produces MKYHHLLLVPLAFMSINAVAKVSPEEANKIGEQLSPLGAEIAGNESGTIPAWTGGLNSKNMPKSSDTGRPDNPFADEKPLFVITSKNLADYKNNLTPGQLAMFTKFPDYKMPVYKTHRSVAYPESIYPVIKSNALNTSLVASGYGLSDFDTTIPFPIPNNGLEVVWNHITRFRGGSAVRVATAIPVQSGGAFVPVKITDRLVWPEYLDGGRDADKDDNVLFYYLQSITAPARLTGTALLIHETIDQYKEARRAWVYNSGQRRVRRAPNVAYDGPGAGTDGLRTTDNYDMYNGSPDRYEWTLKGKKEIYIPYNAYALLNPDLEYDDIIDAGHLNPEHLRYELHRVWEVEANVKADSRHIYSKRTLFIDEDSWGASVIDHYDNRGQLWKMAEAHNIQFYDVDTPWMVAETLHDLDSGRYLVTGLSNEEPKFMEWGGKATRQDFTSAALRRAGR; encoded by the coding sequence ATGAAATACCATCACTTACTGTTAGTCCCATTAGCTTTTATGAGTATTAATGCTGTTGCTAAAGTCTCGCCTGAAGAGGCAAATAAAATAGGCGAGCAACTTAGCCCCCTCGGTGCTGAAATAGCGGGGAATGAATCTGGCACGATTCCAGCTTGGACGGGTGGTCTTAATAGTAAAAACATGCCTAAGAGTAGTGATACTGGCCGTCCAGATAATCCTTTCGCCGATGAAAAGCCGCTGTTTGTTATTACATCAAAGAATTTAGCGGATTATAAAAATAATTTAACACCTGGTCAGTTAGCCATGTTTACTAAGTTTCCTGATTATAAGATGCCCGTTTATAAGACACACAGAAGTGTAGCATACCCTGAGTCTATCTATCCTGTGATCAAGAGCAATGCATTAAACACCTCATTGGTAGCAAGTGGGTATGGTTTATCTGATTTTGACACAACCATTCCCTTCCCCATTCCTAACAATGGCTTAGAAGTTGTTTGGAACCATATCACTCGCTTTAGAGGAGGTTCTGCAGTTCGTGTTGCAACCGCTATCCCTGTTCAATCGGGTGGTGCCTTTGTCCCTGTAAAGATTACCGACAGGCTCGTATGGCCAGAATACTTAGATGGCGGTAGAGATGCAGATAAAGACGATAATGTTCTGTTTTACTACCTGCAAAGTATCACAGCCCCCGCCAGACTCACTGGCACTGCTTTACTTATCCATGAAACCATAGACCAGTATAAAGAAGCTAGACGTGCTTGGGTATACAACTCTGGACAACGCCGAGTAAGGCGTGCCCCTAATGTAGCTTATGACGGGCCTGGTGCAGGAACAGATGGCCTAAGGACGACGGATAATTACGACATGTATAACGGCTCACCCGATAGGTATGAATGGACGCTAAAAGGCAAGAAAGAGATCTATATCCCTTATAATGCTTATGCTCTACTCAATCCTGATCTAGAGTATGACGATATCATCGATGCAGGGCATCTTAATCCGGAGCATTTGCGTTATGAACTACACCGCGTGTGGGAAGTGGAAGCAAATGTTAAAGCTGATTCTCGCCATATCTACTCTAAGCGAACACTCTTTATCGATGAAGATTCTTGGGGAGCTTCGGTCATCGATCATTACGATAATCGTGGCCAGCTATGGAAAATGGCAGAAGCGCACAATATCCAATTTTATGACGTAGATACGCCTTGGATGGTTGCAGAGACATTGCATGATCTCGACTCTGGTCGTTATCTCGTTACAGGACTGAGTAACGAAGAGCCTAAGTTTATGGAATGGGGTGGTAAAGCCACTCGTCAGGACTTTACCTCTGCCGCGTTAAGACGTGCAGGTCGCTAA
- the pyrF gene encoding orotidine-5'-phosphate decarboxylase, which produces MSNKPILVALDFDNKNAALQLVDKLDPEMCRLKVGKEMFTLFGPPLIKDIHSRGFDLFLDLKFHDIPNTVAKAVASAAELGVWMTNVHASGGLAMMEAAKKALIPYGNEAPMLIAVTVLTSMSDEDLKLIGIDVPAFEHVQRLAKLTQRAGLDGVVCSAHEAEVLKASLGESFKLITPGIRPEGAEQGDQHRIMTPPQAIAAGSDYLVIGRPITKASDPLAALTAIHQSI; this is translated from the coding sequence ATGAGTAATAAACCGATTTTAGTTGCCTTAGATTTTGATAATAAAAATGCTGCTTTGCAATTAGTCGATAAGCTTGACCCTGAAATGTGTCGTTTAAAAGTGGGTAAGGAGATGTTCACACTCTTTGGACCGCCGCTGATCAAAGATATTCACAGCCGTGGTTTCGATCTCTTTTTGGATCTTAAATTTCATGATATTCCAAATACAGTGGCTAAAGCCGTTGCTTCAGCTGCCGAGCTAGGTGTGTGGATGACCAATGTTCATGCCAGTGGCGGACTTGCTATGATGGAAGCCGCTAAGAAGGCATTGATACCTTATGGTAATGAAGCACCTATGCTAATCGCTGTGACAGTACTAACTTCAATGAGTGATGAAGATCTTAAACTTATCGGCATCGATGTACCGGCTTTTGAGCATGTCCAACGTTTAGCTAAACTTACACAGAGAGCCGGGCTTGATGGTGTGGTATGCTCAGCCCATGAGGCTGAAGTGTTAAAAGCGTCTTTAGGTGAATCGTTTAAACTCATTACCCCTGGCATACGCCCAGAAGGTGCTGAGCAAGGCGATCAACACAGGATCATGACGCCACCACAAGCAATCGCAGCAGGCTCTGATTATTTAGTCATTGGACGACCTATTACTAAGGCCTCAGATCCGTTAGCGGCACTGACGGCCATTCATCAATCGATTTAA
- the cmk gene encoding (d)CMP kinase: MSERAPVVTIDGPSGAGKGTISQLLAQRLGWKLLDSGAIYRVLALAAIHHHVELDNENSLTLLAAHLDVQFITSKVNKGIKVVLEGEDVSGDIRSQECSNAASRVAAFPRVREALLRRQRAFNESPGLIADGRDMGTVVFPSAPVKLYLTASAEERAQRRYNQLQDKGFDVNIGQLLNEIKERDDRDMNRSVAPLVPAEDALIIDTSGIGIEAVLNLALAHIETKLSSVS; the protein is encoded by the coding sequence ATGTCAGAACGGGCTCCTGTAGTCACGATTGACGGCCCTAGCGGTGCAGGGAAAGGTACAATCAGCCAATTACTTGCTCAACGTTTAGGTTGGAAACTATTAGACAGTGGTGCGATATACCGTGTCTTAGCTTTAGCTGCAATTCACCATCATGTGGAACTAGACAATGAGAATTCTCTAACTTTACTCGCCGCGCACCTGGATGTGCAGTTTATTACGAGTAAAGTTAACAAGGGAATTAAAGTTGTACTCGAAGGTGAGGATGTCTCTGGTGATATCCGCAGTCAGGAGTGTTCTAATGCGGCTTCTAGAGTCGCCGCATTCCCGAGAGTTAGGGAGGCCTTACTGCGCCGTCAACGGGCATTTAATGAATCCCCAGGTTTAATCGCCGACGGTCGCGACATGGGCACAGTTGTATTTCCAAGTGCTCCGGTTAAACTTTATTTAACAGCATCGGCTGAAGAAAGGGCCCAAAGGCGCTATAATCAGTTGCAGGACAAGGGCTTCGATGTTAATATCGGGCAGCTTTTAAATGAGATAAAAGAGCGTGATGATCGCGATATGAATCGCAGTGTTGCACCTTTGGTGCCCGCTGAGGATGCATTAATCATCGATACCTCTGGAATCGGAATAGAAGCAGTGCTCAATCTTGCATTGGCACATATAGAAACTAAATTATCTAGCGTGAGCTAA
- a CDS encoding LapA family protein — protein MKSFIITVLVALFFFLALIFGARNEQIVTISYFVAQGEFRLPIVLAVVFIAGFLISWIFGMYHITKLKLALRAANKKIQLIDSKITEVSTVRNSDA, from the coding sequence GTGAAGTCTTTCATCATTACAGTGTTAGTCGCACTGTTTTTCTTTTTGGCTCTCATATTTGGTGCTCGTAACGAACAAATTGTGACGATCAGTTATTTCGTCGCTCAAGGTGAGTTCAGATTACCTATCGTGCTAGCGGTCGTGTTTATTGCCGGATTCCTTATTAGCTGGATCTTTGGTATGTACCATATCACTAAGCTTAAACTCGCACTTCGAGCTGCAAATAAAAAAATCCAACTTATTGACTCGAAAATAACTGAAGTCAGTACAGTACGGAATAGCGACGCTTAA
- the lapB gene encoding lipopolysaccharide assembly protein LapB, whose amino-acid sequence MLEILFLLLPIAAGYGWYMGRRSVRQKQSSDRKKLSRDYFTGLNFLLSNESDKAVDLFITMLDVDDDTIDTHLSLGSLFRKRGEVDRSIRIHQNLIARPSLSTEQRDIAMMELGKDYQAAGFYDRGEEIFLNLVKQDDHSEEAEDHLIDIYQITKDWQKAINITKTLKRKRQQSLRHNTAHYYCELAAEETDSSTQVKILLLAIKQDPDCGRVILTLAGLYLEQGELSKCNEMLIKLLDADIELIPDALSIANQAFIQRGDLGGYCEYLRQALALGAGASVAINLAHKLIEQGDIKEAEKLILDRLYRNPTMKSFQHLMQMHVQQAEEGQAKESLTMLEKLVEQQIKYRPGYRCCECGFPSHSLYWHCPSCKNWGSIKRIRGLDGE is encoded by the coding sequence ATGCTAGAAATCCTATTTCTGTTACTTCCTATTGCTGCTGGCTACGGTTGGTATATGGGCCGTCGAAGCGTCAGGCAAAAGCAGAGTAGTGATCGAAAAAAGCTGAGTCGAGACTATTTTACAGGTTTAAACTTCCTCCTTTCTAATGAATCAGATAAAGCCGTTGATCTCTTTATCACAATGCTGGATGTTGATGATGACACGATAGATACACATCTTTCTCTTGGCTCCCTCTTTAGGAAACGCGGCGAAGTCGATCGTTCTATTCGTATTCATCAAAACCTCATAGCAAGACCGAGTTTAAGCACTGAGCAACGTGACATTGCCATGATGGAGCTAGGTAAGGATTATCAGGCTGCCGGTTTTTATGACCGCGGCGAAGAGATATTTTTAAACCTAGTTAAGCAGGACGATCATAGCGAAGAGGCTGAAGATCACCTTATCGATATCTACCAAATTACCAAAGATTGGCAGAAAGCGATCAACATTACCAAAACCCTCAAACGCAAACGGCAGCAAAGCCTACGACATAATACCGCTCATTATTATTGTGAGCTTGCTGCTGAGGAAACCGATAGCAGTACACAAGTAAAAATCTTATTATTAGCCATTAAACAAGATCCTGATTGTGGCAGAGTCATACTAACTCTTGCTGGTTTATATCTTGAACAGGGTGAACTGTCTAAGTGCAACGAGATGTTGATCAAGTTATTAGACGCCGATATAGAATTGATTCCGGATGCGCTATCTATCGCGAATCAAGCATTTATACAAAGAGGCGATCTCGGTGGATATTGCGAATACCTGCGTCAGGCTCTTGCACTCGGTGCAGGTGCAAGTGTTGCTATTAACTTAGCCCACAAGTTGATAGAGCAGGGCGACATTAAAGAAGCTGAAAAACTTATTCTGGATAGATTATACCGAAATCCTACGATGAAGAGTTTTCAACACTTAATGCAAATGCATGTACAGCAAGCAGAAGAGGGGCAAGCGAAAGAGAGTCTAACTATGTTAGAGAAACTTGTTGAGCAACAGATCAAATACCGTCCCGGTTATCGTTGCTGTGAATGTGGATTCCCTTCTCATAGTCTCTACTGGCACTGTCCCTCATGCAAAAACTGGGGAAGTATTAAGCGTATTCGCGGTTTAGATGGCGAATAA
- the rpsA gene encoding 30S ribosomal protein S1 — translation MTESFADLFEQSLTELEFRPGSIVTGIVVSIKNGMVLVDAGLKSESPIPAEQFKNAAGELEISVGDTVHVALDSVEDGFGETQLSREKAKRHEAWIVLEKAYEDAETVIGIINGKVKGGFTVELNGIRAFLPGSLVDVRPVRDTAHLENKELEFKVIKLDQKRNNVVVSRRAVIESESSAERDALLENLQEGQAVKGIVKNLTDYGAFVDLGGVDGLLHITDMAWKRVKHPSEIVNVGDEINVKVLKYDRERTRVSLGLKQLGEDPWLEISKRYPENTRLTGRVTNLTDYGCFVEIEEGVEGLVHVSEMDWTNKNIHPSKVVNLGDEVEVLVLDIDEERRRISLGLKQCKVNPWDDFADRFAKGDKVTGKIKSITDFGIFIGLDGGIDGLVHLSDISWNGTGEEAVAEYKKGDEINAVVLSVDPERERISLGVKQTEDDPFNAYLADKKKGAIVNGTVTAVDAKGVTIELAETVEGYLRVSDISRERIEDASTVYSVGDAVESKFMGVDRKNRTISLSIKAKDEADEKEAMASLNTKQEDDVMSSAMAEAFKAARK, via the coding sequence ATGACTGAATCTTTTGCTGATCTATTTGAACAATCCCTTACTGAACTTGAGTTCCGCCCTGGTTCTATCGTAACTGGTATCGTTGTATCGATTAAAAACGGTATGGTACTAGTTGACGCGGGTCTTAAGTCAGAAAGCCCAATCCCAGCTGAACAATTCAAGAACGCTGCTGGCGAACTTGAAATTTCTGTTGGTGATACTGTGCACGTAGCGCTTGACTCTGTTGAAGATGGCTTCGGTGAGACTCAATTGTCTCGCGAAAAAGCTAAGCGTCACGAAGCTTGGATCGTTCTAGAAAAAGCGTACGAAGATGCTGAAACTGTAATCGGTATCATCAATGGTAAGGTTAAAGGCGGTTTCACTGTTGAATTAAACGGTATCCGTGCATTCCTACCTGGTTCTCTAGTTGACGTTCGCCCAGTTCGCGACACTGCTCACCTAGAAAACAAAGAATTAGAATTCAAAGTTATCAAGCTTGACCAGAAGCGTAACAACGTTGTCGTTTCTCGTCGTGCAGTTATCGAATCTGAAAGCAGCGCAGAGCGTGATGCTCTTCTTGAGAACCTTCAAGAAGGTCAAGCGGTTAAAGGTATCGTTAAGAACCTTACTGACTACGGTGCATTCGTTGATCTTGGTGGTGTTGATGGTCTTCTACATATCACTGATATGGCTTGGAAGCGTGTTAAGCACCCATCAGAAATCGTTAATGTTGGTGACGAAATCAACGTTAAAGTGCTTAAGTATGACCGTGAGCGTACACGCGTATCACTAGGTCTTAAGCAACTTGGCGAAGATCCATGGTTAGAAATCAGCAAGCGCTACCCAGAAAACACACGTTTGACTGGTCGCGTAACTAACCTAACAGATTACGGTTGTTTCGTTGAAATTGAAGAAGGCGTTGAAGGTCTTGTTCACGTTTCTGAAATGGATTGGACTAATAAGAACATCCACCCATCTAAGGTTGTTAACCTAGGCGATGAAGTTGAAGTTCTAGTGCTTGACATTGATGAAGAGCGTCGTCGTATTTCTCTAGGTCTTAAGCAGTGTAAAGTTAACCCATGGGATGACTTTGCAGATCGTTTCGCTAAAGGCGACAAGGTTACTGGTAAGATCAAGTCAATCACTGACTTTGGTATCTTTATCGGTCTAGACGGCGGCATCGACGGTCTAGTTCACCTTTCTGATATCTCTTGGAATGGTACTGGCGAAGAAGCTGTTGCTGAATACAAGAAGGGCGACGAGATCAACGCAGTTGTTCTTTCTGTTGACCCAGAGCGTGAGCGTATCAGCTTAGGCGTTAAGCAAACTGAAGACGATCCGTTCAATGCTTATCTTGCAGATAAGAAGAAAGGTGCTATTGTAAATGGTACAGTGACTGCAGTAGACGCTAAAGGCGTTACTATTGAACTAGCTGAAACTGTTGAAGGTTACCTACGTGTATCTGATATCTCTCGCGAGCGTATCGAAGATGCATCTACAGTTTACTCTGTAGGCGACGCTGTTGAATCTAAGTTCATGGGTGTTGACCGTAAGAACCGTACAATTAGCCTATCTATCAAAGCGAAAGATGAAGCTGACGAAAAAGAAGCTATGGCTAGCTTGAATACCAAGCAAGAAGATGACGTTATGAGCTCAGCTATGGCTGAAGCATTCAAAGCGGCTCGTAAGTAA
- a CDS encoding DUF2058 domain-containing protein has translation MANAFQDQLLKAGLVSKQKVQKAKTQQRRDRRAKVDDGSAELKLQIAEQKNVQAAKDKALNEQRFEEASEKGQVRGLVTEFKRLALKLPQYAEVKFNFTLDNKIFSLYVDDKLQNQLLNGQLGIVRHEETSYLVPHKLAERVNLLVPQWCGYLWIKDDNTQVVEEDDPYADYVIPDDLMW, from the coding sequence ATGGCAAATGCATTTCAAGATCAGCTCCTCAAAGCGGGTCTGGTGAGTAAGCAGAAAGTACAGAAGGCAAAAACACAGCAGCGGCGCGATCGTAGAGCTAAAGTTGATGATGGCTCAGCAGAATTAAAGTTACAGATAGCTGAACAAAAAAATGTGCAAGCGGCTAAAGATAAGGCGCTAAACGAACAACGTTTTGAAGAAGCATCGGAGAAAGGACAAGTTCGTGGCCTAGTGACGGAATTTAAACGTCTAGCCCTTAAGTTACCTCAATATGCCGAGGTCAAATTTAACTTTACCCTCGATAATAAAATCTTCTCTTTGTATGTCGATGACAAGTTACAAAACCAGCTATTAAATGGACAACTTGGTATTGTACGCCACGAAGAGACCAGCTATCTTGTCCCGCATAAATTGGCTGAACGAGTCAATTTACTTGTGCCTCAGTGGTGTGGTTATCTGTGGATTAAGGATGATAATACTCAAGTTGTTGAAGAGGATGACCCATATGCAGATTATGTGATACCTGATGATTTGATGTGGTAA
- the aroA gene encoding 3-phosphoshikimate 1-carboxyvinyltransferase yields MKQLRLETINKVQGTVNIPGSKSISNRALLLATLAKGTTILTNLLDSDDIRYMLASLKQLGVNYRLSDDKTVCELDGLGASLNSEAAQTLFLGNAGTAMRPLCAALTLGEGEFTLTGEPRMEERPIGDLVDALRQLGAEITYLKNEGFPPLTIKATGLNAGDVEIAGDLSSQFLTALLMVAPLAKGDVNIKIKGELVSKPYIDITIALMAQFGVKVINHDYERFEIKFGQRYVSPGKVLVEGDASSASYFLAAAAIKGGEIKVTGVGRLSIQGDVKFADVLQKMGADIEWGDDYIISRVSKLHAVDLDMNHIPDAAMTIATTALFATGTTHIRNIYNWRIKETDRLAAMATELRKVGAIVDEGNDYISITPPTKPHTADIDTYNDHRMAMCFSLLALADCGITINDPDCTSKTFPSYFEQFAALVG; encoded by the coding sequence ATGAAGCAGCTACGTCTCGAGACTATCAACAAAGTACAGGGAACAGTCAATATCCCTGGTTCTAAAAGTATCTCCAATCGCGCACTTTTACTTGCCACATTAGCGAAGGGAACTACGATTCTCACTAACTTATTAGATTCAGATGATATTCGCTATATGTTAGCGTCACTGAAACAGCTAGGTGTCAATTATCGATTGTCAGATGACAAGACTGTATGTGAACTTGATGGGCTAGGTGCTTCACTGAACTCAGAAGCAGCACAGACCCTATTTCTAGGTAATGCAGGTACTGCTATGCGACCTTTGTGTGCTGCCTTGACCTTAGGCGAAGGCGAATTCACGTTAACGGGAGAGCCTCGAATGGAGGAGCGCCCAATTGGTGACTTAGTTGATGCATTGAGGCAGTTAGGGGCTGAAATTACTTATTTGAAAAATGAGGGCTTCCCGCCACTCACCATTAAGGCGACTGGGTTAAACGCGGGTGATGTTGAAATTGCAGGTGATCTGTCTAGTCAGTTCCTTACTGCGCTGCTTATGGTTGCCCCATTAGCCAAAGGTGATGTCAATATCAAGATTAAAGGAGAGCTAGTTTCTAAACCTTATATTGATATTACTATCGCCTTAATGGCCCAGTTTGGTGTCAAAGTGATTAATCATGACTATGAGCGTTTCGAAATAAAATTCGGTCAACGTTATGTTTCGCCGGGTAAAGTACTAGTGGAAGGTGATGCTTCATCGGCTTCCTATTTTTTAGCAGCAGCAGCGATTAAAGGAGGAGAAATTAAAGTCACAGGAGTAGGGCGCTTAAGTATTCAAGGTGATGTAAAGTTTGCCGATGTTTTGCAAAAAATGGGAGCAGACATTGAATGGGGGGACGACTATATTATCTCCCGAGTGTCAAAGTTACATGCTGTCGATTTAGACATGAACCATATTCCTGATGCCGCAATGACCATTGCGACAACGGCTCTTTTTGCCACGGGCACTACTCATATTCGTAATATTTATAATTGGCGCATAAAAGAGACTGATAGACTGGCTGCCATGGCCACAGAGTTACGTAAAGTCGGGGCTATTGTAGATGAAGGCAATGACTACATTAGCATAACACCCCCGACGAAACCTCATACTGCGGATATTGATACCTATAACGATCATAGAATGGCCATGTGTTTTTCACTGTTGGCCTTGGCCGATTGTGGTATCACGATTAATGATCCAGATTGTACTTCTAAAACATTTCCTAGTTATTTTGAACAGTTTGCGGCACTTGTTGGCTAA
- a CDS encoding amino acid aminotransferase translates to MFDTLTAMPSDPILGLMTKYREDPRTNKVDLGVGVYKDELGHTPILTCVKKAEQYRIDTEETKVYIGPTGSADFNSLLTELAFGKDSPALLANRIRTVSTPGGTGALRVAADFIKRISNNTQGGEAVIWVSDPTWANHTGLFEAAGLTVKTYPYYDYDSKSLKFDEMKATLANVGPDDVVLLHACCHNPSGMDLSTQQWDQIIALTKEQGFTPLIDMAYQGFGDGVDEDAYGVRKMAAAVDNMILCSSCSKNFGLYRERIGACSIIGKDAASVNVAFSVLLYVIRCIYSMPPAHGAAIVETILGSHELKQEWLDELKVMRDRINGNRAMLVNKLKEKGVQGNFDFIAQQKGMFSFLGVNAVQVAQLQHDYGIYMVDSSRISIAGIGLVNVDYLAESIAKIL, encoded by the coding sequence ATGTTCGACACACTCACCGCTATGCCTTCTGATCCAATCCTAGGATTAATGACCAAGTACCGTGAAGATCCCCGTACTAATAAGGTCGATTTAGGCGTTGGCGTTTATAAAGATGAATTAGGCCATACCCCAATTTTAACCTGTGTAAAAAAAGCAGAGCAATATCGTATCGATACCGAGGAAACCAAAGTTTACATTGGTCCAACAGGATCTGCCGACTTTAACTCACTATTGACTGAACTTGCTTTTGGGAAAGATAGCCCCGCTTTATTAGCGAATCGCATTCGCACTGTATCTACACCAGGTGGCACCGGGGCTCTTCGTGTTGCTGCCGATTTCATTAAACGTATCAGTAACAACACACAAGGTGGTGAGGCCGTCATTTGGGTTAGCGATCCAACGTGGGCAAACCACACTGGTCTATTTGAAGCCGCCGGCCTTACGGTTAAAACCTATCCCTATTATGATTACGACTCAAAAAGTCTTAAATTTGATGAGATGAAGGCGACATTGGCTAATGTCGGGCCCGACGATGTTGTGCTGCTACACGCATGCTGCCATAACCCAAGCGGTATGGATCTAAGCACTCAGCAATGGGATCAAATAATAGCGCTAACGAAAGAACAAGGTTTCACCCCGCTCATCGATATGGCCTATCAAGGGTTTGGTGATGGTGTTGATGAAGATGCCTACGGTGTACGCAAGATGGCTGCCGCTGTTGATAATATGATTCTTTGTAGCTCTTGCTCAAAAAACTTCGGTTTGTATAGAGAGCGTATCGGCGCCTGCTCCATCATAGGTAAAGATGCAGCCTCAGTGAATGTTGCCTTCTCTGTGTTACTCTATGTTATTCGTTGCATTTACTCCATGCCACCAGCCCATGGTGCCGCAATTGTGGAAACCATATTAGGCTCACACGAGCTGAAACAAGAGTGGCTAGACGAGCTTAAAGTCATGCGAGATAGAATAAATGGCAACCGAGCCATGTTAGTGAACAAGCTGAAAGAAAAAGGGGTACAAGGTAACTTCGATTTTATCGCTCAGCAAAAAGGAATGTTCTCTTTCCTAGGCGTTAATGCTGTTCAGGTAGCTCAACTGCAGCATGATTATGGGATTTACATGGTGGACTCTAGCCGTATCAGTATCGCAGGTATTGGTTTAGTTAATGTCGATTACTTGGCTGAATCGATAGCAAAGATATTATAG
- the ihfB gene encoding integration host factor subunit beta — MTKSELIEKLAMRQSQLSAKEVESAIKEMLEQMAETLEGGDRIEIRGFGSFSLHFRAPRTGRNPKTGTSVELDGKYVPHFKPGKELRERVDAINV; from the coding sequence ATGACCAAATCCGAACTGATCGAAAAACTCGCCATGAGGCAGTCTCAACTGTCGGCTAAAGAAGTGGAAAGTGCAATCAAAGAGATGTTGGAGCAGATGGCTGAAACATTAGAAGGCGGTGATCGTATAGAGATCCGTGGCTTTGGCAGCTTTTCTCTCCATTTCCGTGCGCCGCGTACTGGCCGCAACCCAAAAACTGGAACATCAGTTGAACTGGATGGTAAATACGTACCGCACTTTAAGCCAGGCAAAGAACTGCGCGAACGTGTCGATGCGATAAACGTTTAA